GAGCAAAAAGAGTTATTAACAAAGCAACTTTCAGCTTTAAGAGAAGGAGAAGAACATAAGGAGAAAGCAATGGGTGAACTATCTCCGATTACTAAAGCCACATTTGAAAGCATTTATTCTCAGTACGAATTACAACTAGCATTTTTAGATAAAATACAAAACATTTTACAACATGATGTTGAAAAGTAAATGGGAATATATAAATTTATGGAATAAATAACCTTGAAATATTTCTAAACTTTATTTATAATTTGTAAAAATAATACATTCGTTGAAGAAGACAGTAATTTTGAATATACGTGTAGCGAGTTAGGGGTGGTGAAAGCCTAATCGATTATTCATAATGAAACGTACTTCGGAGAAGCAGTCTGAAAAAGTACTAGCGTTATTTTTATTTAAATAACCTTGTACAAGTAGGGTATGCCGGTGAATCAACCGTTATCAATGAAATTAAGATGGTTCAATTTGAACAATTAGAGTGGTACCGCGGGGAAAATCTCGTCTCTTTTAGAGGCGGGATTTTTTTAGTTTTATCAGAAGGGGTGTACCAAATAAAAAAGGCAATTCATATTTTTCCTGCTATTAAAAATGAAGCTACAAGAGTTTTGTAAAGAATATGATCAGCTTTAGTTACTTAATCAACCGCACATTACTCTATGTATACCTTTTTGAAAGCACGATTTCACATTCCAGAGTATGGACAGTAAAAGCAAAGAATTGGACTGTAAACGTACGAGTATGGACTGTAAAAGTAGAGAATTGGACAGTAAATCTACGAGTATGGACAGTAAAAGCAGAGAATTGGACAGTAAACGTATGAGTATGGACAGTAAAAGCAGAGAATTGGACAGTAAATCTCCGAGTATGGACAGTAAAAGCAGTAATTTGGACTGTAAACGTACGAGTATGGACAGTAAAAGCAAAGAATTGGACTGTAAAAGCAGTGATTTTGACAGTAAACGTATGAGTATGGACAGTAAAAGTAGAGAATTGGACAGTAAACGTACCGATGGAAATAACAGATAGGAGATGAAGAATATGAATTATTTAGCAATATATGCTAATGAAATATCACAAGTTTTAAAGGAAGTTTTAACTTTTGAAGAGACGTTACAATTGATTGAAAGACCAAAGTTTCATACTCAGGGTGATATTGCTTTTCCATGCTTTTCGTTAGCCAAAAAGCTTCGAAAATCTCCAAACCATATTGCTAAAGAAATAGCCGAACAGATTAGCCATTCATTATTTGATAAAGTTGTAGCTGATGGTCCATATGTAAATGTTTTTTTGAATAAAAAGGAAGTTAGTAAAGAAGTAATGACTACAATCCTTAAGCAAGGTAACCATTTCGGAGCTTTAAATATCGGAAATGGTGAAAATGTTGTTATTGATTTTTCTTCCCCAAATATCGCTAAGCCATTTTCTATGGGACATTTAAGATCAACAGTTATAGGGAATTCACTGGCACTTATAGCAGAAAAATGTGGATTTCAATCTATTAAAGTTAATCATCTAGGTGATTGGGGTACTCAATTTGGTAAATTAATAGTTGCTTATAAATACTGGGGAAATGAAGAGAAAGTAAAAGAGAATCCAATTAAACAGTTATTGGCATTGTACGTCAAATTTCATGATGAAGCTGAAAAAGATAAACACTTGGAAGATGAAGCAAGAAAGTGGTTCAAGAAACTTGAAGATGGAGATGAACATGCAATTGAGTTATGGAAATGGTTCCGCGATGAATCACTAAAAGAATTTTCGAGTATTTATAATTTACTAGGTATCAAGTTTGATTCTTATCATGGCGAAGCTTTTTACAATGATAAAATGGAAGAAACGCTGAACCTACTTGTGAAATCAGGGTTACTTTCTGAATCAGAAGGTGCAGATGTGGTTGATCTAAGTGAGTATAATTATCCACCATGTTTAATTAAAAAATCTGACGGTGCAACTCTATATGCAACGAGAGATTTAACAGCTGCTATATATAGAAAAGAAACGTATCAGTTTAGCAAGGCATTGTATGTTGTTGGTCATGAACAAAGTCTTCATTTTAATCAAGTATTTGCTGTTTTAAAAAAGTTAGATTTTACATGGGCTAATAATCTCGTTCACATACCATTTGGCTTTATTTTAAAAGATGGTAAAAAAATGTCGACGAGAAAAGGAAAAGTTGTTCTACTTGAGGAGGTTATAAATGAAACAATCAGTCTAGCTAAACACAGTATAGAAATAAAAAATCCAAAACTAATAAATAAAGACGAAGTAGCAAAAATGATTGCTATCGGTTCACTTATTTTTCACGATTTAAAAAATGAACGATTAAATAATGTAGAGTTCTCATTGGAAGAAATGTTAAAGTTTGAAGGGGAGACAGGGCCGTACGTCCAATACACTCATGCAAGAGCTAACTCGTTGTTAAGAAAATCGGGACAAGAACAGATACACAATATAGAAGGTTTAGCTGATGAACTTAGTTGGTCAGTCATTAAATTGTTAATAGACTTTCCAAATGTAATTAAGAGAAGCTATGAAAAATTTGAACCATCCCAAATTGCAAAATACCTCATTGACCTTGCACAAGAATTTAATAAATATTACGGTAATGTGAAGGTATTAGTCAAAGATAGCGAGCTAACTTCTCGACTTGGATTGGTAACTGCAGTAATGGTCGTTTTACAAGAAGGCTTAAGGTTGTTGGGGATTGAAGCTCCAGAGGAGATGTAATGATTGTAGAACTGTTAACTCCGTAATAAAAATACTAAGATTCATTATTTTGGTTATGGGAACTCATAAACAACACGTTTACAACTTGCATTCGGGGCTTTACAGTCGCTTATAACATATAGATCGACTGTTTTCACATCGATTGTTGCTTTTCAGGAGATACACGACATGTACAACTATCATTTGTGGCATCTTTTCTTCTATACAACGATGAGAATAACTTTAATTCCCATTTGTTAGAGAAATTCATAAGTCTACGAGAAAAGTATGAATTATATAGCAGAAGAGTGTTCGAATCGAGCTTTAGAAACTAACAGATTATAGATGGTATATATTGTCAGTAGTAGTGAGCACAAAATTTTAGGTTTCACGCTCTCTCTTTATACTAGCTGTCTTAGTATTATTGTATATAACAAAAATGCTGATAAAAATCAGTAACAAAACTTTCACAGTTACTAAATTTATTAAAGTTAAATATATGGTAAATTGAATATAGAGATATTGGATCATTCTTTCACAAAGGGGAGTGAGCGCATGTTTGCAATCGTGATGGGCATAACGATTACCGTTGTTATCGGCATAGTAATTGGTACTGAAGTTAGTGAAGAAATTTAATATAAAAAAGAAAAGAATTAGGTGTTCACACCTAATTCTTTCTTTTTAAATGGAAGTCGGCCATAAGCTAAAAATCGATTTCATCATTTCTTAATCGTATATGTTTTGCTTCGGCTTACGTACTAAACTCATAATCCCTGCAATTAAGAACAGTAGAGCGATTGGCCATGCAAATAACACAGTCATTAAGGCGACTAATAATGCAGCAATAATTAATAAAGTCCCAGCAAGCTTTGGCTTATTATTTCCTTTTAAACAAAAGGCTGCAATGATACTTAATACTAAACCAATCATACCGGCAGCTACAACAATCCATCCAGTATTACCTATAATTTCCATCAATTCTGCGATATTGAATGTAGCAAGCTGAGGGTCAGTAGCAAATTGTGCCTCTAACTCCTGTAAAAATGCTTCATTGGTCATTAAATAAGTAAATGCCCCTCCTATAATTGCTAAAAAGCCACTAAGTACGGCTCCGATTATACTTAAAACTATTTCTCCTGTTCGCTTCACTAGTAGGTTCCCCCTTATTGTTATCAATTATAAATACGAGCATATTTACGTAAAGTTTCAGTTAACTATAACACTTTTTCATATATTTATAAATTACAACCTCTACAGTATAAATATTGATATGTGTTATCACTTTCAAAATCATTACAAGTTCATGTGGTAAAATAAATAGTAAAGATGAACATAATCATAGGGAGGCCTCATATCAATGATATTAGTAAGCGCTTGTTTAGCAGGAAATGAGTGTCGTTATGATGGAAATCATAGTTTGCATAATATAATAAAAGATCTAGTTGATAAGAAAAAGGCCATAGCGGTATGTCCAGAAGTGTTAGGAGGCTTAGCTACTCCTAGAGAACCAGCTGAAATTGTCGGTGGCTCTGGCAAAGATGTTCTTAGTGGAGCAGCAAAAGTACTATCAATTTCAGGACAGGATGTTACTGAACAATTTATAAAGGGTGCTTACGATACGTTAAAAATCGCTAAACAATATAAAGCATCTACTGTAGTCTTGAAGGAAAATAGCCCTTCTTGTGGTTCCACACACATTTACAATGGAGATTTTAATGGGATGAAAATAGCTGGTAATGGAGTCACAGCTGCATTGTTAGAAAGCCACGGATTCAAAGTCGTTTCAGAAAACAACTTCGGTGAACTACTCAATCAGTGATTAGAACTTGCTTTAGAGATGTAGCCTAGTATACTTTTTTTGAAACTATTTGTGCTAATTTAGAACACCTGATGTATGATACAGCTATAATCGTTATAAAAAATGAAATATATCCTCAATGCTCGTTATAGCGCTACTATCATAGTAATCAACGCGAAAACAACCTTTTCAGATATATAAATGTAACAAAATGGTTAGAAAAATCGTTTATCCTTTTAATAGGTTGTTTATTAATAGCTCGTTGTTTTTCTTAGGCTGTTTTCGCATTGACTGTTGTTTCGTTCTTAAATATAGGCACGTATGCATCTAAAGTTCGTAGCATCTTTTCTTCTAAAAAGTCTAGAA
This portion of the Cytobacillus sp. IB215665 genome encodes:
- a CDS encoding DUF523 domain-containing protein produces the protein MILVSACLAGNECRYDGNHSLHNIIKDLVDKKKAIAVCPEVLGGLATPREPAEIVGGSGKDVLSGAAKVLSISGQDVTEQFIKGAYDTLKIAKQYKASTVVLKENSPSCGSTHIYNGDFNGMKIAGNGVTAALLESHGFKVVSENNFGELLNQ
- a CDS encoding DUF4064 domain-containing protein, whose protein sequence is MKRTGEIVLSIIGAVLSGFLAIIGGAFTYLMTNEAFLQELEAQFATDPQLATFNIAELMEIIGNTGWIVVAAGMIGLVLSIIAAFCLKGNNKPKLAGTLLIIAALLVALMTVLFAWPIALLFLIAGIMSLVRKPKQNIYD
- the argS gene encoding arginine--tRNA ligase, whose product is MNYLAIYANEISQVLKEVLTFEETLQLIERPKFHTQGDIAFPCFSLAKKLRKSPNHIAKEIAEQISHSLFDKVVADGPYVNVFLNKKEVSKEVMTTILKQGNHFGALNIGNGENVVIDFSSPNIAKPFSMGHLRSTVIGNSLALIAEKCGFQSIKVNHLGDWGTQFGKLIVAYKYWGNEEKVKENPIKQLLALYVKFHDEAEKDKHLEDEARKWFKKLEDGDEHAIELWKWFRDESLKEFSSIYNLLGIKFDSYHGEAFYNDKMEETLNLLVKSGLLSESEGADVVDLSEYNYPPCLIKKSDGATLYATRDLTAAIYRKETYQFSKALYVVGHEQSLHFNQVFAVLKKLDFTWANNLVHIPFGFILKDGKKMSTRKGKVVLLEEVINETISLAKHSIEIKNPKLINKDEVAKMIAIGSLIFHDLKNERLNNVEFSLEEMLKFEGETGPYVQYTHARANSLLRKSGQEQIHNIEGLADELSWSVIKLLIDFPNVIKRSYEKFEPSQIAKYLIDLAQEFNKYYGNVKVLVKDSELTSRLGLVTAVMVVLQEGLRLLGIEAPEEM